The DNA region GAGATGACGCGGGCGCCTTTTCCGGATCGGTTGCGCGCACGGTCTACCACGATCCCGAGGCCGTCCAGACCGGCCAGTGCGTCTTCCCGGACACTGGGCGCGTTCTCGCCCACCCCGGCGGTGAATGCGATGGCATCGACGCGGCCCAGCACCGCCAGGTAGGCACCGACGTATTTGCGGAGTCGGTGAACGTAGATGTCGTAGGCCAGGCCGGCGGCCTCCCCGGCCGCGCCCCCGGCATCGCGTTGCTCGAGCAACTCTCGGAAGTCGTTGACCCCGCACAGCCCCTTGAGTCCGGAGGACCGGTTGAGCAGTTCGTCGAGTTGGTCGATGTCGAGTCCGGCGGCACGGTTGAGGTGGAACAGCACGCCGGGATCGATGTCACCGCTACGGGTGCCCATGACCAGGCCTTCCAGCGGGGTCAGGCCCATCGACGTCTCGACCGCGACCCCGCCGCGGATCGCCGACGCCGAAGCCCCGTTGCCCAGGTGCAGGACGATGACGTTCAGCCCGCCCGGTTCCCGTCCGAGCAGGGTCGCCACCTCACCGGCCACGTATTCGTGGGACGTGCCGTGAAATCCATAGCGCCGGATGCCGTAGCGGGTCGCGACGTCGCGGTCGATGGCATACCCGGCGGCCGCCGGCGGCAGCGAGTGGAAGAACCCCGTATCGAAGACCGCCACGTGCGGAACATCCGGAAAGTCCTTGCGGGCTACCTCTATCCCGATCACGTTGGCCGGGTTGTGCAGGGGTGCCAACTCCGCCAGCCAGGCGATCTCCCGCACCACCTCGTCGGTGATCAGCGTCGGCGCGTGGAACAGTTCGCCGCCGTGCACCACCCGGTGCCCCACCGCGGCCACCGCGGCCAAATCGATCCCGGAATCCTCGAGTTGTCGGTGGATCAGGCGCAAGCCGGCGCCGTGGTCGGTCACCGGGCCGCCGGGCTCGCCGATCTGCTCCACCAGGCCGGACAGCACCGCCGTCCCGGCTGCCGGGTCGACCAGTTGGAACTTGATCGACGACGAGCCGGAGTTGAGCACCAGCACCAGCCCGGACGACGCGGCGGTCATCGCGGCACCTCCTGCGCCTGGATCGCGGTGATGGCCACCGTGTAGACGATGTCGTCGACCAGCGCACCCCGCGATAGGTCGTTGACGGGCTTGGCCAGCCCCTGCAGTACCGGACCGATCGCGATCGCTCCCGCGGTGCGCTGCACCGCCTTGTAGGTGTTGTTGCCGGTGTTGAGGTCCGGGAACACCAGCACCGTGGCCCGCCCGGCGACTGCAGAGTCCGGCCGCTTCGCCGCGGCCACCCCCTCGTCGACCGCGGCGTCGTACTGGATCGGCCCGTCGGCGAGCAGATCCGGTCGGCGTTCGTGCACCAATTGCGTTGCGGCACGAACCTTGTCGACGCCCGCCCCGGACCCGGATTCACCGGTGGAGTAGGACAGCAGCGCCACCCGCGGCTCGATGCCGAACGCCGCGGCGGTGGCCGCCGACGAGATCGCGATGTCGGCGAGCTGCTCGACGGTCGGGTCGGGCACCACCGCGCAGTCCCCGTAGGCCAGTACCCGGTCGGACAGGCACATCAGGAACACACTGGACACCGTGGACACCCCGGGCGCGGTGCGGATGATCTCGAACGCCGGCCGAATGGTGTGCGCCGTGGTGTGCGCGGCACCCGAGACCATGCCGTCGGCGATGCCCAGCTGCACCATCATGGTTCCGAAATAGGAGATGTCGCGCATGATCTCGCGGGCGCGCTCCTCCGTCATGCCCTTGTGGGCGCGCAGCCGGGTGTATTCGGCACCGAACCGATCTCGCAGTTCGCTGGACTCGGGATCGATCACCCGTGCGGCATCGAGGTCCACGCCCAGTTCCGCGCCCCGCCGGCGTACCGCGTTCTCCCGCCCCAACAACGTCAGGTCCACGATTCCGCGAGACAGTAATCGACCGGCCGCCAACAGGATCCGATCGTCACCCGCCTCGGGTAGGACGATGTGGCGACGGTTGGACCGGGCCCGCTCCAGCAGCCGGTATTCGAACATCTGCGGCGTGATGACGCTCGACGCGGGCACCCGTATCCGCTCGGCCAACTCGGCGCCGTCGACGTGGTTGGCCATCAACTCGAGCGCGGTGTCGATCTTGCGCAGCGCACCGACGGTGATCCGTGATCCGGTGTTCGACACCATCTCCGCGGTGTCGTAGGTGCGATGCGAGGTGGCGATCAGCGGCAGCGTCGGGCGTAGCCCCTTGACCAGCTTGTCGATCGCCGGGTGCGGTAGCAGACCGCCGTTGAGGATGATCCCGGCCAGCGACGGAAATCCCTGCGC from Mycolicibacter sp. MU0083 includes:
- a CDS encoding acetate kinase is translated as MTAASSGLVLVLNSGSSSIKFQLVDPAAGTAVLSGLVEQIGEPGGPVTDHGAGLRLIHRQLEDSGIDLAAVAAVGHRVVHGGELFHAPTLITDEVVREIAWLAELAPLHNPANVIGIEVARKDFPDVPHVAVFDTGFFHSLPPAAAGYAIDRDVATRYGIRRYGFHGTSHEYVAGEVATLLGREPGGLNVIVLHLGNGASASAIRGGVAVETSMGLTPLEGLVMGTRSGDIDPGVLFHLNRAAGLDIDQLDELLNRSSGLKGLCGVNDFRELLEQRDAGGAAGEAAGLAYDIYVHRLRKYVGAYLAVLGRVDAIAFTAGVGENAPSVREDALAGLDGLGIVVDRARNRSGKGARVISPDDSPTTVLVVPTNEELAIARAAWQFV
- the pta gene encoding phosphate acetyltransferase, whose product is MGESESGASSIYLAAAEGGSGKTVVALGLLHMLAASSARVGVFRPVVRSLDEPDEQLELLLAHATATIDDHAACRGVTYQQVYTDREAALGEIVARFHEMARRCDTVLVVGSDYTDVVNPSELGFNARIAVNLGAPLILAINGHNRDVQAIADITTRCLAEVAAAHAHPAAVIANRCDPDRLAEIIAGISASPAAAGIPAFAVPEAALLSAPTMAELCAALDGTVYSGDPELLRREALGVMVGGMTAENILDRLTEGQVVIVPADRSDVLLALVNAHEAQGFPSLAGIILNGGLLPHPAIDKLVKGLRPTLPLIATSHRTYDTAEMVSNTGSRITVGALRKIDTALELMANHVDGAELAERIRVPASSVITPQMFEYRLLERARSNRRHIVLPEAGDDRILLAAGRLLSRGIVDLTLLGRENAVRRRGAELGVDLDAARVIDPESSELRDRFGAEYTRLRAHKGMTEERAREIMRDISYFGTMMVQLGIADGMVSGAAHTTAHTIRPAFEIIRTAPGVSTVSSVFLMCLSDRVLAYGDCAVVPDPTVEQLADIAISSAATAAAFGIEPRVALLSYSTGESGSGAGVDKVRAATQLVHERRPDLLADGPIQYDAAVDEGVAAAKRPDSAVAGRATVLVFPDLNTGNNTYKAVQRTAGAIAIGPVLQGLAKPVNDLSRGALVDDIVYTVAITAIQAQEVPR